A single genomic interval of Nonomuraea rubra harbors:
- a CDS encoding ABC transporter ATP-binding protein, protein MTVDGVRLTASAREAAAIGWSGAAVPVIGYAVTLLGTATAPVAVAWLTKLVIDGLTGSASLAGLLGLAAGLAGTGVAAAILPHCSRYLGSQIGRAMVAVTTDRLFAATARFPGLRPFEDPRFLDRLRLAQEGTSRADGLVTEAFGLVRSAVSAIGFLGSVLVISPAMALIVLGAAVPALVAQLKLSRRRTTMMWEIGPAERRQLFYGTLLSTIEAAKEIRLFDLGGFLRRRLMTELAATQASKRRMDRRELSAEGVLALLSAVVAGGGLVWAIAAARTGTLTVGDVSMFTVAVVAVQGALDTLVNGIAMTHHNLRLFGHYVAVVRAEPDLAVPADAAPLPPLRRGIELRDVWFRYSDDHPWVLRGVDLFIPYGAAVALVGLNGAGKSTLVKLLCRFYDPSRGEILWDGTDLRDVRPEALRERISGVFQDHMAYDFSARDNIGVGDPAALGDLGRIRAAARRAGVDELLSGLPRGYDTLLTRMFAGEQDREDPSTGVVLSGGQWQRTALARAFLRDGRDLMILDEPSAGLDPEAEADVHARMREHRAGQTSLLISHRLNTVRDADLIVVLKDGVVAERGGHDDLMAVDGAYARLFRLQARGYHGTAAPSEPEERGEVKTECWTSSSTG, encoded by the coding sequence ATGACCGTTGACGGGGTGCGCCTGACCGCCTCCGCGCGCGAGGCGGCGGCGATCGGCTGGAGCGGCGCCGCCGTTCCCGTGATCGGGTACGCGGTCACGCTGCTGGGCACGGCCACGGCGCCGGTCGCGGTGGCCTGGCTGACCAAGCTGGTCATCGACGGCCTCACCGGGTCGGCGTCCCTGGCCGGGCTGCTGGGTCTCGCGGCCGGGCTGGCCGGCACCGGCGTCGCCGCCGCGATCCTGCCGCACTGCTCGCGCTACCTCGGCAGCCAGATCGGCCGCGCCATGGTGGCCGTCACGACGGACCGGCTCTTCGCGGCCACCGCCCGGTTCCCCGGGCTGCGGCCGTTCGAGGATCCGCGGTTCCTGGACCGGCTGCGCCTGGCCCAGGAGGGCACGTCCAGGGCCGACGGCCTCGTCACCGAGGCGTTCGGCCTGGTCCGCTCCGCCGTCAGCGCGATCGGCTTCCTCGGGTCCGTGCTGGTGATCAGCCCGGCGATGGCGCTGATCGTGCTGGGCGCCGCCGTTCCGGCGCTCGTCGCGCAGCTCAAGCTGTCGCGCCGGCGTACGACCATGATGTGGGAGATAGGCCCCGCGGAGCGGCGGCAGCTCTTCTACGGCACCCTGCTCAGCACGATCGAGGCGGCCAAGGAGATCAGGCTCTTCGACCTCGGCGGGTTCCTGCGCCGCCGCCTCATGACCGAGCTGGCGGCGACCCAGGCGAGCAAGCGGCGGATGGATCGCAGGGAGCTGTCGGCGGAGGGCGTGCTCGCCCTGCTGTCCGCCGTGGTGGCCGGGGGCGGGCTCGTCTGGGCCATCGCCGCCGCCCGGACCGGCACGCTCACCGTCGGGGACGTGTCGATGTTCACCGTCGCCGTCGTCGCGGTCCAGGGCGCGCTCGACACCCTGGTCAACGGCATCGCGATGACCCACCACAACCTGCGGCTCTTCGGCCACTACGTGGCGGTGGTCAGGGCCGAGCCCGACCTCGCCGTCCCGGCCGACGCGGCGCCGCTGCCGCCGCTGCGCCGGGGGATCGAGCTGCGCGACGTGTGGTTCCGCTACAGCGACGACCACCCCTGGGTCCTGCGCGGCGTCGACCTGTTCATCCCGTACGGCGCCGCCGTCGCGCTGGTCGGCCTCAACGGCGCGGGCAAGAGCACGCTCGTCAAGCTGCTCTGCCGGTTCTACGACCCCAGCAGGGGAGAGATCCTCTGGGACGGCACCGACCTGCGCGACGTCCGGCCGGAGGCGCTGCGGGAGCGGATCAGCGGCGTCTTCCAGGACCACATGGCCTACGACTTCTCCGCCCGCGACAACATCGGCGTGGGAGACCCCGCCGCCCTCGGCGACCTGGGCCGGATCCGCGCCGCCGCGCGGCGGGCGGGCGTGGACGAGCTGCTGTCGGGCCTGCCCCGCGGCTACGACACGCTGCTCACCCGGATGTTCGCCGGCGAGCAGGACCGCGAGGACCCCTCGACGGGCGTCGTGCTCTCCGGCGGCCAGTGGCAGCGAACCGCCCTGGCCAGAGCGTTCCTGCGCGACGGCCGGGACCTGATGATCCTCGACGAGCCGAGCGCCGGGCTCGACCCGGAAGCAGAGGCCGACGTGCACGCCCGCATGCGCGAGCACCGCGCGGGCCAGACCAGCCTGCTCATCTCCCACCGGCTGAACACGGTGCGGGACGCCGACCTGATCGTCGTACTGAAGGACGGGGTCGTCGCCGAGCGGGGCGGCCACGACGACCTCATGGCGGTGGACGGCGCCTATGCCCGCCTCTTCCGCCTCCAAGCCCGCGGCTACCACGGGACGGCCGCGCCATCCGAACCCGAGGAGAGAGGGGAGGTGAAGACAGAATGCTGGACAAGCTCATCGACCGGTTGA
- a CDS encoding AfsR/SARP family transcriptional regulator, with amino-acid sequence MGHLAVVDGGGRAINVRAAKQQAILAVLMLRPGGVVSVDRLMTELWPDEPPATARASLQTYVYRLRRTLAPLSVHGVDLITLGNGYTLTVPDRAVDIRTFERRFTQGSQALTAGSPAEAARLLREALDLWRGPLAPEIDVETVRRERRRLDVLHLTASELWVAAGLQLGLHDGVIPELERLVEAHPLRESLWELLLRALAARGRRAEALAAYRRMRDILSTELGVEPADYLRRRHQDLLRGASF; translated from the coding sequence TTGGGACACTTGGCGGTGGTCGACGGCGGGGGCCGCGCGATCAACGTCCGGGCCGCGAAGCAGCAGGCGATCCTCGCCGTGCTCATGCTGCGCCCGGGCGGAGTGGTCAGCGTGGATCGGCTGATGACGGAGCTCTGGCCGGACGAGCCGCCGGCCACGGCCAGAGCGAGTCTGCAGACCTACGTTTACCGCCTGCGGCGTACGCTGGCGCCGCTCTCCGTCCACGGTGTCGACCTGATCACCCTCGGGAACGGCTACACCCTGACCGTCCCGGATCGAGCGGTGGACATCAGGACGTTCGAGCGGCGCTTCACCCAGGGATCGCAGGCGCTGACCGCGGGCAGCCCGGCGGAGGCGGCCCGGCTGCTGCGGGAGGCGCTGGACCTGTGGCGCGGCCCGCTGGCGCCGGAGATCGACGTCGAGACCGTCCGCCGCGAGCGGCGGCGCCTGGACGTGCTGCACCTCACTGCGTCCGAACTCTGGGTGGCGGCCGGGCTGCAGCTCGGCCTGCACGACGGCGTCATCCCTGAGCTGGAGCGCCTCGTCGAGGCCCATCCGCTGCGCGAGTCCCTGTGGGAGCTGCTGCTGCGGGCCCTGGCCGCGCGGGGCCGCCGGGCCGAGGCGCTCGCCGCCTACCGGCGCATGCGGGACATCCTCAGCACGGAACTCGGCGTCGAGCCCGCCGACTACCTGCGCAGACGGCACCAGGACCTGCTCCGCGGCGCGTCGTTCTGA
- a CDS encoding YybH family protein has translation MTSSDSDIRALLDTRVEACQDKDIDRLMSLYSPGIVYYDVVPPLQFVGTEEVRRNFVRWFDEYDGPISLETHDLTIATDEDVAFVNMLHLDSGTRKNGLPISIWVRSTVCCRRSGGGTWSITHEHISVPFNPENLQAWFPPEA, from the coding sequence ATGACTTCCAGTGATTCCGACATCAGGGCGCTCCTGGACACCCGGGTCGAGGCATGTCAGGACAAGGACATCGACCGGCTCATGTCCCTCTACTCTCCCGGCATCGTCTACTACGACGTCGTCCCCCCTCTGCAGTTCGTGGGGACGGAGGAGGTCCGCCGCAACTTCGTGCGGTGGTTCGACGAGTACGACGGACCCATCAGCCTGGAGACCCACGACCTCACGATCGCGACGGACGAGGACGTGGCGTTCGTGAACATGCTTCACCTGGACAGCGGCACCCGCAAGAACGGCCTCCCGATCTCCATCTGGGTCCGATCGACCGTGTGCTGCCGGCGCTCGGGCGGCGGCACGTGGTCGATCACGCATGAGCACATCTCGGTGCCGTTCAACCCGGAGAACCTGCAGGCCTGGTTCCCGCCGGAGGCGTGA
- a CDS encoding MFS transporter yields the protein MVKAVARERRRLGSPPQGGITATDPNPFGWGPFVVLFIVGMVDRIEANLMSGVLPLVQAEWGFSDTAAGSIPTAAALAAAAVALPAGYLADRYSRTKIIAIVVLCWALATLGSGLAAGFAVFYLFRVLLAAAENIDNPAVGSLLADFYPAATRMQVYGWTRMTTYLGGVGTLLGGVIGQAFGWRAAFLLMAIPGALTAILVWRLREPQRGQIDRIMAAAGPPQAPPSGADAAVPPQAPPPGAEAAASRQAPPPVGMEASRGDGAAKPPFWPQVRQVLATRTLVRVALGVMILTLGLGGVYFWLPSLMVRGFGMETGVASSISGGVTIVGVLGGTVLGSHLGKRLHGRVRGGRLLVGGAGITVGSSLLGVALLMSSPVALVILLLLAVTISATAIPTCTACIADVVGARSRGVGFAVLQFLLTVGAAFGPLIVGLTSDATGSLLVAMYALIVPMVLGGLVVLTSRGSYEREAARVLDDARGTL from the coding sequence ATGGTGAAGGCCGTCGCCCGCGAACGCCGCAGACTTGGATCACCACCGCAAGGCGGCATCACCGCGACCGATCCCAACCCCTTCGGGTGGGGGCCGTTCGTCGTGCTGTTCATCGTGGGCATGGTCGATCGCATCGAGGCCAACCTGATGTCGGGCGTCCTGCCCCTGGTGCAGGCCGAATGGGGGTTCAGCGACACGGCGGCCGGGTCCATCCCGACCGCCGCCGCGCTGGCCGCCGCCGCGGTCGCGCTGCCCGCCGGTTACCTCGCCGACCGCTACAGCCGGACCAAGATCATCGCGATCGTGGTCCTCTGCTGGGCGCTGGCCACCCTCGGCTCGGGGCTGGCGGCCGGGTTCGCCGTCTTCTACCTCTTCCGGGTCCTGCTCGCCGCCGCCGAGAACATCGACAACCCCGCCGTGGGCAGCCTGCTCGCCGACTTCTACCCCGCCGCGACCCGCATGCAGGTGTACGGCTGGACCAGGATGACCACCTACCTCGGCGGCGTCGGCACCCTGCTGGGCGGCGTCATCGGCCAGGCCTTCGGCTGGCGGGCCGCCTTCCTGCTGATGGCGATCCCCGGAGCGCTGACCGCCATCCTCGTCTGGCGGCTGCGCGAGCCACAGCGCGGCCAGATCGACAGGATCATGGCCGCGGCCGGGCCTCCCCAGGCACCGCCATCCGGCGCGGACGCCGCCGTACCCCCCCAGGCACCGCCGCCCGGCGCGGAGGCCGCCGCATCCCGCCAGGCCCCGCCTCCCGTCGGCATGGAGGCGTCGAGGGGAGACGGGGCCGCGAAGCCGCCGTTCTGGCCGCAGGTCCGCCAGGTGCTGGCCACCCGCACCCTGGTCCGCGTCGCCCTCGGCGTGATGATCCTCACGCTGGGCCTCGGTGGCGTCTACTTCTGGCTGCCGTCCCTCATGGTCCGCGGCTTCGGCATGGAGACCGGCGTCGCCAGCAGCATCAGCGGCGGCGTCACCATCGTGGGCGTGCTCGGCGGCACCGTGCTCGGCTCCCACCTCGGCAAGCGGCTGCACGGCCGGGTCAGGGGCGGCCGGCTGCTCGTCGGCGGCGCCGGCATCACCGTCGGATCGTCCCTGCTCGGCGTCGCCCTGCTGATGAGCTCCCCCGTGGCGCTGGTGATCCTCCTGCTGCTCGCCGTCACGATCTCCGCCACCGCGATCCCCACCTGCACGGCCTGCATCGCCGACGTCGTGGGGGCCAGGTCGAGGGGCGTCGGCTTCGCCGTCCTGCAGTTCCTGCTGACGGTGGGTGCCGCGTTCGGCCCGCTCATCGTCGGCCTGACCTCCGACGCCACCGGCTCGCTCCTCGTCGCCATGTACGCGCTGATCGTGCCCATGGTGCTCGGCGGCCTGGTGGTGCTGACGTCGCGCGGCTCGTACGAGCGGGAGGCGGCCCGGGTGCTCGACGACGCCCGCGGCACCCTCTAG
- a CDS encoding GNAT family N-acetyltransferase, which translates to MSDVIDGHCERVRAADPLVAVTDLGGGADLIETRGAVGVPSVTAPRPGAPSVHWSPLTTCALDARVAGDDPADSLGRLLDRWISGLDAEPGAGLVVSWPSRDTAPVAALVRRGFAPRSVLAVRVSRTAERPAPRSGLAIRVSRTAGRPAAGAQRAVGRPAADAQRAEGRPAADARQAEGRPAAGARQAAGRPGAGVRRAVAADLDAMCALYLELIDYEARFGWVPVPSWTADAARAELAGKLARGDGWCWVAETDGEVTGMLSIHHPDHAGRVASAVAAAPPVAYVGSLYARPGSRGRGLGAALAGHAHAEVAAAGVETVLVHYAAPNPLSVPFWSRQGYRPLVTTWGRWL; encoded by the coding sequence GTGAGCGATGTGATCGATGGCCACTGCGAGCGCGTGCGAGCCGCGGACCCCCTCGTCGCCGTCACGGACCTCGGTGGCGGCGCAGACCTGATCGAGACTCGCGGTGCCGTGGGCGTGCCCTCGGTGACCGCTCCCCGCCCCGGCGCCCCATCGGTGCACTGGAGCCCGCTGACCACCTGCGCCCTGGACGCCAGGGTCGCCGGTGACGACCCTGCTGATTCCCTCGGCCGCCTCCTCGATCGCTGGATCTCGGGTCTGGACGCCGAACCTGGCGCCGGGCTCGTGGTGAGCTGGCCGAGCCGGGACACCGCGCCCGTCGCGGCGCTGGTCAGGCGCGGGTTCGCACCGCGCTCCGTGCTCGCCGTACGTGTCTCGCGAACCGCGGAACGGCCGGCGCCGCGGTCCGGCCTCGCCATCCGCGTCTCGCGAACCGCCGGTCGGCCGGCGGCCGGTGCTCAGCGGGCAGTGGGGCGGCCGGCGGCCGATGCTCAGCGGGCCGAGGGGCGGCCGGCGGCCGATGCTCGGCAGGCCGAGGGGCGACCGGCGGCCGGTGCTCGGCAGGCCGCCGGAAGGCCGGGGGCAGGTGTTCGGCGGGCTGTTGCGGCCGATCTGGACGCCATGTGCGCGCTGTACCTGGAGCTGATCGACTACGAGGCCCGGTTCGGCTGGGTCCCGGTGCCGTCCTGGACTGCCGACGCGGCCCGGGCCGAGCTGGCGGGGAAGCTCGCCCGTGGCGACGGCTGGTGCTGGGTCGCCGAGACGGACGGCGAGGTCACCGGCATGCTCTCAATCCACCATCCCGACCACGCCGGCCGGGTCGCCTCCGCCGTGGCGGCGGCCCCGCCCGTGGCGTACGTGGGCTCCCTGTACGCGCGCCCGGGCAGCAGGGGCCGCGGGCTCGGCGCCGCGCTGGCCGGGCACGCCCACGCCGAGGTGGCCGCGGCGGGCGTCGAGACCGTGCTGGTGCACTACGCGGCCCCGAACCCGCTGTCCGTCCCCTTCTGGTCCCGCCAGGGTTACCGGCCGCTCGTCACGACCTGGGGACGGTGGCTCTGA
- a CDS encoding DUF2804 domain-containing protein: MLTHERQITAPVDLCLPDGRLNPDAVGWTRRPLHRANLRGWGRTKRWEYWGVVTPAHVIGLVASSLDYAGVHGLYVLDRATGEETSKDAVVPLARGTAMPERSGEGTASARANGLAIDLVQHPGGSTVRAVAPGVEVELEIPLPDGHESLGVVVPWGPRRFQYTVKDVGRPVRGRLRLGAAEHEISERDSFAVLDHGRGRWPYSVVWNWAAGSAPGRAIQLGGKWTDGTGMTENALFVDGRLHKIGEELAWHYDRGDWLKPWRIAGGRVEAVFTPFHEKVARTELGVVGSETHQCFGHFSGRAQADDGTWIDLDGLTGWAEEARQRW; this comes from the coding sequence ATGTTGACGCATGAGCGGCAGATCACGGCGCCCGTCGACCTGTGCCTGCCCGACGGGCGGCTCAACCCCGACGCGGTCGGCTGGACCCGCCGCCCGCTGCACCGGGCGAACCTGCGGGGCTGGGGCCGGACCAAGCGCTGGGAGTACTGGGGCGTGGTCACCCCCGCTCATGTGATCGGCCTGGTGGCGTCCTCGCTCGACTACGCCGGCGTGCACGGGCTGTACGTGCTGGACCGCGCGACAGGCGAGGAGACGTCCAAGGACGCGGTGGTGCCGCTGGCACGCGGGACGGCGATGCCGGAACGCAGCGGCGAGGGCACGGCGTCGGCCCGCGCGAACGGGCTGGCCATCGACCTCGTCCAGCACCCCGGCGGCAGCACGGTGCGGGCGGTGGCGCCCGGCGTCGAGGTGGAGCTGGAGATCCCGCTGCCCGACGGGCACGAGTCGCTCGGCGTCGTGGTGCCGTGGGGGCCCAGGCGCTTCCAGTACACGGTCAAGGACGTCGGGCGCCCGGTGCGCGGCCGGCTGCGGCTGGGGGCTGCGGAGCACGAGATCAGCGAGCGGGACTCGTTCGCCGTGCTGGACCACGGGCGCGGGCGGTGGCCCTACTCGGTCGTGTGGAACTGGGCGGCGGGCAGCGCGCCGGGGCGGGCCATCCAGCTCGGCGGCAAGTGGACCGACGGCACCGGGATGACCGAGAACGCGCTGTTCGTGGACGGGCGGCTGCACAAGATCGGTGAGGAGCTGGCGTGGCACTACGACCGCGGCGACTGGCTGAAGCCGTGGCGGATCGCGGGCGGGCGGGTGGAGGCCGTGTTCACGCCGTTCCACGAGAAGGTCGCGCGGACGGAGCTGGGGGTGGTGGGGTCCGAGACGCATCAGTGCTTCGGGCATTTCAGCGGGCGGGCGCAGGCCGACGACGGGACCTGGATCGACCTGGACGGGCTGACCGGCTGGGCGGAGGAGGCCCGGCAGCGGTGGTGA
- a CDS encoding MerR family transcriptional regulator produces the protein MRIGELARRTGVSERALRYYEEQGLLRPQRRESGYRVYSDADVAAVRRIRILLAAGLSTVQIVEVLPCIVDDDGLLVPDCPELVGELEKQRERIGSAIDELEATRANLDAIIANRRGPLPFSHVDA, from the coding sequence ATGCGGATCGGGGAACTCGCGCGCCGGACGGGCGTCAGCGAGCGCGCGCTGCGGTACTACGAGGAGCAGGGCCTGCTGCGCCCGCAGCGGCGGGAGAGCGGCTACCGCGTCTACAGCGACGCCGACGTGGCCGCGGTGCGGCGGATCAGGATCCTGCTCGCGGCCGGGCTGAGCACCGTGCAGATCGTCGAGGTGCTGCCCTGCATCGTGGACGACGACGGCCTGCTGGTGCCCGACTGCCCGGAGCTGGTCGGCGAGCTGGAGAAGCAGCGGGAGCGGATCGGCTCGGCCATCGACGAGCTGGAGGCCACCCGCGCCAACCTGGACGCCATCATCGCCAACCGGCGCGGCCCGCTACCCTTCAGCCATGTTGACGCATGA
- a CDS encoding NAD(P)-binding domain-containing protein: MIPVTVLGLGPMGRALAAAFAAAGHPTTVWNRTPGKAYDLDVTVAESAAGAIAASPLTVVSVLDYRAVRSVLDAGTLKGRTLVNLTGGSPRQARETAEWAAAHGIGYLDGLIMGAPAAIGGPDATLLFSGQEDAYLAHRPTLAALGGNAAYLGADPGRAAGFDAAMLDAFWTSLSGVVHAFRLAAAENIAAADIAGYVKVATGLLPDLIDVVAEHVTAGHYPGDESTMLSAAASMDHVLDAVRANDLDDGVLSSARAAVQRAIDAGHGPAAFTRLAAP, from the coding sequence ATGATTCCCGTCACCGTCCTGGGCCTCGGCCCCATGGGGCGCGCGCTGGCCGCCGCCTTCGCCGCCGCCGGTCACCCCACCACCGTGTGGAACCGCACGCCGGGCAAGGCGTACGACCTGGACGTCACCGTCGCGGAGAGCGCCGCCGGCGCGATCGCCGCGAGCCCGCTCACCGTCGTGTCCGTCCTCGACTACCGGGCCGTACGGTCGGTGCTCGACGCCGGCACCCTGAAGGGCCGCACCCTGGTCAACCTCACCGGAGGCTCGCCCCGGCAGGCGCGCGAGACGGCCGAGTGGGCCGCCGCCCACGGCATCGGCTACCTCGACGGCCTCATCATGGGCGCGCCCGCGGCCATCGGCGGCCCGGACGCGACCCTGCTGTTCAGCGGCCAGGAAGACGCCTACCTGGCGCACCGGCCCACGCTCGCCGCGCTGGGCGGGAACGCGGCGTACCTCGGCGCCGACCCGGGCCGGGCGGCCGGGTTCGACGCGGCGATGCTGGACGCGTTCTGGACGTCGCTGAGCGGGGTCGTGCACGCGTTCCGGCTCGCCGCAGCCGAGAACATCGCCGCCGCCGACATCGCCGGGTACGTGAAGGTGGCGACCGGGCTGCTCCCCGACCTGATCGACGTGGTCGCCGAGCACGTCACCGCGGGCCACTACCCGGGTGACGAGTCCACGATGTTGTCAGCGGCGGCGAGCATGGACCACGTCCTGGATGCCGTCCGCGCGAACGACCTCGACGACGGGGTGCTCAGCTCGGCGCGGGCAGCCGTGCAGCGGGCGATCGACGCCGGGCACGGGCCGGCGGCCTTCACCCGCCTCGCCGCGCCGTAG
- a CDS encoding sensor histidine kinase codes for MTEALPRREPGPVRHLAWITDVTLAVVTLVFFVAVALATGIHSRSQGLTNLTPWHGPIQLGLYLGALLLVRRRWPMAVLLLSVGGMFAYHLLAGIFSPAGWIWPVAVAYFTAATTSRVRWVAAVGVAQLGYSAIDAGILLDRNVPRYVIHVAGEGLLLAALIAAGLTYAAAVRRRERVRETDGRARAAEERLRVSHEVHDAIAHTLAIVGVQLNVAADALDEGDPAAAATALRLAKDVRNRAMADLRSLIATLRDDSADTAPQPDLAGLHTLVADARAAGLKVTLDERGDPAAVPAMPAIAIYRVVQESLANTLKHAHASRAEVTIDYRPGSVTVEVTDDGRGAPAAGGGHGLAGMRERVSALGGVLTAGPVPGGFAVRADLPVAGSGA; via the coding sequence ATGACCGAAGCCCTCCCGCGACGCGAACCAGGACCCGTCCGGCACCTGGCCTGGATCACCGACGTCACCTTGGCCGTCGTCACCCTCGTCTTCTTCGTCGCCGTCGCCCTCGCCACCGGCATCCACAGCCGCTCGCAGGGCCTGACGAACCTCACCCCCTGGCACGGCCCGATCCAGCTCGGCCTGTACCTGGGAGCGCTCCTGCTGGTCAGGCGCCGCTGGCCGATGGCCGTGCTGCTGCTGTCGGTCGGCGGGATGTTCGCCTACCACCTCCTCGCGGGCATCTTCTCTCCCGCCGGCTGGATCTGGCCGGTCGCGGTCGCCTACTTCACCGCCGCCACCACGTCCCGCGTGCGCTGGGTGGCCGCCGTCGGCGTGGCCCAGCTCGGCTACTCCGCGATCGACGCCGGCATCCTCCTGGACAGGAACGTGCCCCGCTACGTGATCCACGTCGCGGGGGAGGGGCTGCTCCTGGCGGCACTCATCGCCGCGGGCCTCACGTACGCGGCCGCGGTGCGCAGGCGCGAGCGCGTGCGCGAGACCGACGGCCGGGCGCGTGCCGCGGAGGAACGCCTGCGCGTCTCGCACGAGGTCCACGACGCCATCGCCCACACGCTGGCCATCGTCGGCGTCCAGCTCAACGTCGCCGCCGACGCCCTCGACGAGGGGGACCCGGCCGCGGCGGCCACCGCGCTGCGCCTGGCCAAGGACGTGCGGAACCGGGCGATGGCCGACCTCCGCTCTCTCATCGCCACCCTGCGCGACGACTCGGCCGACACCGCGCCGCAGCCCGACCTGGCCGGCCTGCACACGCTCGTCGCCGACGCCCGCGCCGCCGGGCTGAAGGTGACGCTGGACGAGCGCGGCGACCCCGCCGCCGTCCCCGCCATGCCCGCCATCGCGATCTACCGCGTCGTCCAGGAGTCCCTCGCCAACACGCTCAAGCACGCGCACGCGAGCAGGGCCGAGGTGACGATCGACTACCGGCCAGGCTCGGTCACCGTCGAGGTCACCGACGACGGCCGGGGCGCTCCGGCGGCCGGCGGGGGTCACGGGCTGGCCGGCATGCGCGAGCGGGTGAGCGCACTCGGGGGCGTGCTCACCGCGGGGCCGGTCCCCGGCGGCTTCGCCGTCCGGGCCGACCTCCCTGTGGCAGGCTCGGGGGCATGA
- a CDS encoding response regulator transcription factor, whose amino-acid sequence MTIKVLLADDQALVRAGFRSLLARSRDITVVGEAQDGDEAVRVAASTRPDVVLMDIRMPGTDGITATRRIVAGRAVPGCRVIILTTFDSDEHVFAALRAGASGFLTKEVEPAELRRAVAAVAAGDALLSPGVTRRVVEQFAHRQDLSPGSGERLAALTSRELEAVKLVALGLSNHEIAERLVISPLTAKTHITRAIAKLDVRDRVQLVILAYESGLVRPGGRAS is encoded by the coding sequence ATGACGATCAAGGTGCTTCTCGCCGACGACCAGGCACTCGTACGGGCCGGCTTCCGCAGCCTGCTGGCCCGGTCCAGGGACATCACGGTCGTCGGCGAGGCCCAGGACGGCGACGAGGCCGTACGGGTGGCCGCGAGCACCCGTCCCGACGTCGTCCTCATGGACATCCGCATGCCGGGCACCGACGGGATCACCGCCACCCGCCGCATCGTCGCGGGCCGGGCCGTTCCCGGCTGCCGGGTCATCATCCTGACCACGTTCGACAGCGACGAGCACGTCTTCGCCGCCCTGCGCGCCGGGGCCAGCGGCTTCCTCACCAAGGAGGTCGAGCCGGCCGAGCTGCGCCGGGCGGTCGCCGCCGTGGCCGCCGGGGACGCGCTGCTGTCGCCGGGCGTGACCCGCCGCGTCGTCGAGCAGTTCGCCCACCGGCAGGACCTCTCGCCCGGGTCCGGGGAGCGGCTGGCCGCGCTGACCTCCAGGGAGCTGGAGGCGGTCAAGCTCGTGGCGCTCGGCCTGTCCAACCACGAGATCGCCGAGCGCCTGGTCATCAGCCCGCTCACCGCCAAGACCCACATCACCAGGGCCATCGCCAAGCTGGACGTGCGGGACCGGGTGCAGCTCGTCATCCTGGCCTACGAGAGCGGCCTGGTCCGGCCCGGCGGGCGGGCCTCTTGA
- a CDS encoding NAD(P)/FAD-dependent oxidoreductase, whose translation MYDAVIVGGGPAGMAAALTLGRVHRTVLLIDAGEGRNAPAEHVHNFLTRDGTPPAELRKLGREELAAYPSVQIRTATVTDTLALPEGGFRLGLSGGGTAQARRLLLATGLADDLPGPRGVEALWGRSAFHCPYCHGYECTGKRVAVLGAEPARVRLALQLSRFAAGVVLCTGGRPLDPALQATLASNGVDVRCEPVIRLEGTEGRLERIVFDGASPLARDAVFVVNVPRQRSGLAAGLGCACFADGCVEVDEFCRTSVPGVYAAGDLARRATVPMPLAAVVAAAAAGTLAAGAIDQDLLSADFGLPAPFPKG comes from the coding sequence ATGTACGACGCCGTCATCGTCGGCGGCGGCCCGGCCGGGATGGCCGCCGCCCTCACCCTGGGACGGGTCCACCGCACGGTGCTGCTGATCGACGCGGGAGAGGGCCGCAACGCCCCCGCCGAGCACGTGCACAACTTCCTGACCCGCGACGGCACCCCGCCCGCCGAGCTGCGCAAGCTCGGCCGCGAGGAACTGGCCGCCTACCCGTCGGTCCAGATCAGGACGGCGACGGTCACGGACACCCTCGCCCTGCCGGAAGGCGGCTTCCGCCTGGGACTGTCCGGTGGCGGCACGGCGCAGGCGCGCCGCCTGCTGCTGGCCACCGGGCTGGCCGACGACCTGCCGGGCCCGCGCGGAGTGGAGGCGCTGTGGGGCCGCTCGGCCTTCCACTGCCCCTACTGCCACGGCTACGAGTGCACCGGCAAGCGGGTCGCCGTGCTCGGCGCCGAGCCGGCCCGGGTACGGCTGGCCCTGCAGCTGAGCCGCTTCGCCGCCGGCGTCGTGCTCTGCACCGGCGGCCGGCCGCTCGACCCCGCACTCCAGGCCACGCTCGCCTCGAACGGCGTGGACGTGCGCTGCGAGCCCGTCATCCGCCTGGAGGGCACGGAAGGCAGGCTGGAGCGGATCGTGTTCGACGGCGCCTCGCCGCTGGCCAGGGACGCCGTGTTCGTCGTCAACGTGCCGCGCCAGCGCTCCGGCCTGGCCGCAGGGCTTGGCTGCGCGTGCTTCGCCGACGGCTGCGTGGAGGTGGACGAGTTCTGCCGGACCAGCGTCCCCGGCGTGTACGCGGCCGGTGACCTGGCGCGGCGGGCCACCGTTCCGATGCCGTTGGCGGCGGTCGTCGCTGCGGCGGCGGCCGGCACGCTCGCCGCGGGAGCCATCGACCAGGACCTGCTCAGCGCCGACTTCGGCCTGCCCGCCCCGTTCCCGAAGGGCTGA